A single window of Plasmodium reichenowi strain SY57 chromosome 14, whole genome shotgun sequence DNA harbors:
- a CDS encoding DNA topoisomerase II, putative, translating to MAKNKTIEERYQKKSQIEHILLRPDTYIGSVEMHTQLLWVWNKEKNRMVQKNITYVPGLYKIFDEIIVNAADVKAREKEKSENPMTCIKIEINKENKRISVYNDGEGIPVDIHKEMNIYVPHMIFGELLTSDNYDDAEDRITGGRNGFGAKLTNIFSKEFIVQCGDSSRKKEFKMTWSDNMSKFSEPHIKNYNGKDYVKVTFKPDLNKFGMTEMDDDIESLLFKRVYDLAGTCSVRVYLNGQRLAVKDFKSYVDLYLKDNSNDNKNNKGQNDNNNNNNNNNNDENANQTNDNLDVSLSNEPADGTPTKNNNNNNNDEDEIVKIHEKQHRWEIVVSKSDGSQFQQVSFVNSICTTKGGSHVNYIVEQLLSSLSKKANAKNKGGMEIKSGHIRNHLWVFVNCLIVNPTFDSQTKETLTTKPVKFGSKCILSDKTINNVLKSPILSNILLWAQAKAQVELKKKMKAGSSKARERIIGIPKLEDANDAGSKYSQECTLILTEGDSAKTSCLAGLSIVGRDKYGVFPLKGKLLNVRDASFKQLMDNKEIQNIFRIMGLDITDKNKDDIKGLRYGSLMIMTDQDYDGSHIKGLLINMIHKFWPSLLKHKGFLSEFVTPIVKVQKGSQEYSFFTIAEYEQWKENTNLLGWKIKYYKGLGTSTDREFKQYFSDIKKHKIMFLWTGDRDGDSIDMAFSKKRIEDRKLWLQNFILGSYVDHKEKDLSYYDFVNKELIYYSRYDTERSIPNIMDGWKPGQRKVLYGCFKRNLRNECKVAQLVGYIAEHSAYHHGESSLQQTIINMAQTFVGSNNINFLEPCGQFGSRKEGGKDASAARYIFTKLASSTRSIFNEYDDPILKYLNEEGQKIEPQYYIPVIPTILVNGCEGIGTGYSSFIPNYNYKDIIDNIKRYINKDPLIPMVPWYKDFKGRIESNGKTGYETIGIINKIDNDTLEITELPIKKWTQDYKEFLEELLTDEKHQLILDYIDNSSHEDICFTIKMDPAKLQKAEEEGLEKVFKLKSTLTTTNMTLFDPNLKLQRYSTELDILKEFCYQRLKAYENRKSYLISKLEKEKRIISNKTKFILAIVNNELIINKKKKKVLVEELYRKGYDPYKDINKIKKEEIFEQELLDAADNPEDNEEIIAGITVKDYDYLLSMPIFSLTLEKVEDLLTQLKEKERELEILRNITVETMWLKDIEKVEEAIEFQRNVELSNREESNKFKVARKQGPSSMKKKKKKKKLSSDEESEGGDTSDSSEFLVNTLNIKKNTNKKPTTSSNNVNNSKKRLRKADDLNSNELDNTLSVSKTFDDNNNNLTDNTPLINRLNDENNEFSSNNVDNKSTNKNSRKKKPKIADSTNDNNSELNSSIQINDNVNDDINITISPNKTINVNEFSSIKNKLLELENKKKPRLTLSEKVKMKNNDKKDTPNKGSAGKRTPSKKLKGTLIGDDSKSRQDSNFDSDASSKNNESYGDSDSSYNI from the exons atggCGAAAAATAAAACGATTGAGGAGAGGTATCAGAAGAAGTCTCAAATCGAACATATTTTGTTAAGACCAGATACCTACATAGGAAGTGTAGAAATGCATACTCAATTATTATGGGTATGgaataaagaaaagaatCGTATGGTTCAAAAGAATATTACATATGTACCAGGTttgtataaaatttttGACGAGATTATAGTAAATGCAGCAGATGTTAAAGCAAGAGAAAAAGAGAAGAGCGAGAATCCTATGAcatgtataaaaatagaaataaataaagaaaataagaGAATAAGTGTATATAATGATGGGGAAGGTATTCCTGTAGATATACATAAagaaatgaatatatatgtaccACATATGATTTTTGGAGAATTATTAACTTCtgataattatgatgatgCAGAAGATCGTATTACAGGAGGTAGAAATGGTTTCGGTGCAAaattaacaaatatatttagtAAAGAATTTATTGTACAATGTGGAGATAGTTCTAGAAAAAAGGAATTTAAAATGACATGGTCAGATAATATGTCAAAATTTTCTGAACctcatataaaaaattataatggTAAAGATTATGTTAAGGTTACATTCAAACCTGACTTAAACAAATTTGGTATGACTGAAATGGATGATGATATAGAAagtttattatttaaaagagTATATGATTTAGCTGGGACATGTAGTGTAAGAGTTTATTTAAATGGTCAAAGATTAGCTGTTAAGGATTTTAAAAGTTATGtagatttatatttaaaagataattcaaatgataataaaaataataaaggacaaaatgataacaataataataataataataataataatgatgaaaatgCAAATCAGACCAATGATAATTTGGATGTTAGTTTGTCAAATGAACCTGCAGATGGAACACcaacaaaaaataataataataataataatgatgaagatgaaaTTGTTAAAATACATGAAAAACAACATAGATGGGAAATTGTTGTTTCTAAATCTGATGGATCCCAATTTCAACAAGTATCATTTGTTAATAGTATATGTACAACCAAGGGAGGTTCACATGTTAATTATATTGTTGAacaattattatcttcACTTAGTAAAAAAGCTAATGCTAAAAACAAAGGTGGTATGGAAATTAAATCAGGACATATTAGAAACCATTTATGGGTTTTTGTTAACTGCTTGATTGTTAACCCAACTTTCGATTCACAAACAAAAGAAACATTAACCACAAAACCAGTTAAATTTGGTAGTAAATGTATTTTATCTGATAAAACCATAAATAATGTTTTGAAAAGCCCTATACTTAGTAATATCCTCTTATGGGCACAAGCTAAAGCACAAGTTGAActcaagaaaaaaatgaaagcAGGCTCATCAAAAGCTAGAGAAAGAATTATAGGAATACCTAAATTAGAAGATGCTAATGATGCTGGTAGTAAGTATAGTCAAGAATGTACACTAATTCTAACAGAAGGAGATAGTGCTAAAACTTCCTGCTTAGCTGGATTATCTATTGTAGGTAGAGATAAATATGGAGTTTTCCCACTAAAAGggaaattattaaatgtaaGAGATGCCTCATTTAAACAACTTATggataataaagaaattcaaaatatttttagaATTATGGGTTTAGATATTActgataaaaataaagatgatATTAAAGGATTAAGATATGGATCTTTAATGATTATGACAGATCAAGATTATGATGGTTCACATATTAAAGGATTACTTATTAATATGATACATAAATTTTGGCCAAGCttattaaaacataaaGGTTTTCTTAGTGAATTTGTAACACCAATTGTTAAGGTACAAAAAGGAAGCCAAgaatattctttttttacCATAGCTGAATATGAACAATGGAAAGAAAATACGAACTTATTAGGatggaaaataaaatattacaaagGTCTTGGTACATCTACTGATAGAGAATTTAAACAATATTTTTCAGATATTAAAAAGCATAAAATAATGTTTTTATGGACAGGAGATCGTGATGGTGATTCTATAGATATGGCATTTAGTAAAAAAAGAATCGAAGATAGAAAATTATGGTtacaaaattttatattagGTTCATATGTTGATCATAAAGAAAAGGATTTATCTTATTATGATTTTgtaaataaagaattaatatattattcaagATATGATACAGAAAGAAGTATACCAAATATTATGGATGGATGGAAACCTGGACAAAGAAAAGTTTTATATGGATgttttaaaagaaatttaaGAAATGAATGTAAGGTGGCACAGTTAGTTGGCTATATTGCAGAACATAGTGCATATCATCATGGTGAGTCTTCCTTACAACAAACGATTATAAATATGGCTCAAACTTTTGTCGGatctaataatataaacttTTTAGAACCTTGTGGTCAATTTGGTAGTAGAAAAGAAGGTGGTAAAGATGCATCTGCAGcaagatatatatttacaaaattgGCAAGCTCAACCAGAAgtatatttaatgaataCGATGATCccatattaaaatatttaaatgaagaagGACAGAAAATTGAACcacaatattatataccAGTGATTCCAACAATATTAGTAAATGGTTGTGAAGGTATTGGTACAGGatattcttcatttataccgaattataattataaagatattattgataatattaaaagatacataaataaagatCCATTAATACCTATGGTTCCATGGTATAAAGATTTTAAAGGTAGAATAGAATCTAATGGGAAAACGGGATATGAAACTATAGGtattattaacaaaatTGATAATGATACATTAGAAATAACAGAGTTGccaataaaaaaatggacCCAAGATTATAAAGAATTTTTAGAAGAATTATTAACAGATGAAAAACATCAACTCATATTAGattatattgataataGTTCACATGAAGATATATGTTTTACTATAAAAATGGATCCAGCTAAGTTACAGAAAGCTGAAGAAGAAGGTTTAGAAAAAgtatttaaattaaaaagtaCATTAACAACTACAAATATGACCTTGTTTGATCCAAATTTGAAATTACAGAGATATTCTACAGAGTTAGATATTCTTAAAGAATTTTGTTATCAAAGATTAAAAGCTTATGAAAATAGGAAGAGCTATTTAATATCTAAACTAGAAAAGGAAAAACGAATTATAAGTAATAAAACGAAATTTATTTTAGCTATAGTTAATAatgaattaataataaataagaagaaaaaaaaagtgtTAGTAGAAGAATTATATAGAAAAGGTTACGACCCatataaagatattaataaaataaaaaaagaagaaatatttGAACAAGAGCTATTAGATGCTGCTGACAACCCTGAAgataatgaagaaataattGCTGGTATTACTGTTAAGgattatgattatttattaagTATGCCTATATTTAGTCTTACCTTAGAAAAGGTTGAAGATTTATTAACACAActtaaagaaaaagaaagagAATTAGAAATCTTAAGAAATATTACAGTTGAAACAATGTGGCTCAAAGATATTGAAAAAGTTGAAGAAGCTATAGAATTCCAAAGAAATGTGGAATTATCTAATAGAGAAGAAAGTAATAAATTCAAGGTAGCTAGAAAACAAGGACCCAGTTCaatgaaaaagaagaaaaagaaaaaaaaattatctaGTGATGAAGAATCTGAAGGAGGTGATACATCAGATAGTAGTGAATTCTTAGTTAAtacattaaatataaaaaaaaatactaATAAAAAACCAACAACGTCATCAaataatgttaataataGTAAAAAAAGATTAAGAAAGGCAGATGATTTAAATAGTAACGAATTAGATAATACTTTATCCGTATCAAAAACGtttgatgataataataataatctaACAGATAATACACCATTAATTAATAGattaaatgatgaaaataatgagTTTAGTAGTAATAATGTAGATAATAAATCTACTAACAAAAAttcaagaaaaaaaaaaccgAAAATTGCTGATAGTActaatgataataatagtgAATTAAATAGTTCAATACAAATTAATGATAATgtaaatgatgatataaatattactATATCACCTAATAAAACTATTAATGTTAATGAGTTTTCatcaataaaaaataaattattagaACTTG aaaacaaaaaaaaaccaaGATTAACCTTATCTGAAAAAGTTaagatgaaaaataatgataagaAGGATACACCAAATAAAGGAAGTGCAGGAAAAAGAACACCCAGCAAAAAATTGAAG GGAACCTTAATAGGAGATGATTCCAAATCGAGACAAGATTCCAATTTTGATAGTGACGCTTCTAGTAAAAAT AATGAATCATATGGAGATAGTGATAGTTCATACAACATTTAA